Below is a genomic region from candidate division KSB1 bacterium.
TCTACCCAATCAAGGAAAAGCCGGACGTGGGCGAATTCTGTGCGGTACTCTAGGCGCGCTTGGGCTAGGGATAGTCGGCCCCGAAGGCCCAGGGGGCTTTGGGGCTTGGGCTGAATGTCGCGAGTCAAAGCCATGTGCGAGGAGGTGCGTGCCAGACCCCTCTTTTCCTGCCAGGACGCCGAGAGGGTGGGGCGACAGCTCTACGGCCTTGCTGCCCAGGCGGTGGAATTGCCCAGCGAGCGGGACCGGAACTTCCTTCTCCGCGTGAGCATGGGGGAGCAGTACGTGCTTAAGGTGGCCAACCTGGGCGCGTCGCGGCTTGTGGTAGAATGCCAGAACAAGGCGATGCGCGAGCTCGGACGGCACGGCATCCCGTGTCCACAACCGTTGCCCACGCGGGATGGCCAGGACCTGGCAGAGGTGGAGGGACGCGATGGCCAGCGGTATTTGGTGCGCCTCGTGACGTACCTGCCTGGGGCCGTGCTTGCCGTCGCCAACCCCCACACCCCCGCCCTGTTGCGCAAGGTGGGGGCGCTCTTTGGCGCCATGGACCGTGTCCTTGCCTCGGTGTCCTGCCGCGCATTCGAAAGGGTGCTGGACTGGGATCTGGCGCGCGCGCCGGAAGTGATCACCAAGTACAAAGACCTGATCCCCGACCCTGCCGGCCGTTCTCTTATCGAAGCGTACCTGCCTCTCTATGAGGCAGTTTCTGGAACCCTGGCGCAGTTACGCCGAAGTCTCATTCACAACGACGGCAACGACTACAACATCCTTGTTGGCCCGCCTGCTTGGGACCGGGACGTGGTGGGTGTGCTGGACTTTGGGGACATGCTGGTCAGCTACACCGTTGCGGAAGTGGCCGTGGTCTCCGCCTATGCGATGCTGGGCAAAGAGGACCCTGTGGCTGCGGCAGCCGCGGTGGTGGCAGGGTATCATCAAACCTTCCCGCTCCATGAGGACGAGCTCCAGGTTCTCTACCCGCTGATCTGTATGCGCCTTTGTTTGAGCGCCTGCATCGCCGCCTATCAAAAGAAGGCCGCACCGGACAATGAGTACCTCTCTATCTCGGAAGCAGGGGTATGGGACACGCTCTGGCGACTCCGTGAGGTGTCACCGCAGCTGGCTCACTATCGGCTGCGCGAGGCGTGTGGATTGGAGCCCTGTCCCAAAAGCACCGCCATAAGAGCGTGGTTGGCCCAAAACCGCGACCAGCTTGGCCCCGTGATATCGCCCGATGCGTTGCGCAAGCCTCTGGTTCTGGACTTGAGCGTGGGCGGGAGCGATGCCGGGTCCCCTCACCAGTGGACAGACGTAGGAGCTTTCTCCTCGATGCTCTGGGGTAAGGTAGAGGGCGCCGGGGCAACAGTGGGGATCGGGCGCTACGATGAGGCCCGCCCGTTTTACACAAGCCCACTTTTTCGCGGGAATGGGCCACGTACAGTGCACCTCGGACTGGACCTCTTCCTGCGCGCAGGGGAGCCGGTTCTTGCGCCCTTGGACGGGGTAGTGCACAGCGTGCGGGACAACAGCGGCCCGCTGAACTACGGCCCCACCCTTATCCTCAGGCACCCTGCGTGTGGCGATCGGCCGGAGTTCTACGTTCTCTTCGGACACCTCAGTAGGGAGCTGTTGCAAAAAGTACAACCGGGGATGCCCGTGCAGCGGGGCCAGGTCATTGGACGCGTGGGCTCCAGCGAAGAGAACGGCGGGTGGCCGCCACACCTCCACGTGCAGCTGATCGCGGACCTGTTAGGGTTTGAGGGAGATTTCCCCGGTGTGGCCGCCCCAGATCAGCGCGCGGTGTGGAGGAGCATCTGCCCTGACCCCAGCCCTCTTTTGGGTGAGGCACACATTTCCGGGACGCGGGCCTCCTCCAGGGGGGCGGCCGAGGTGCTGGAGCTCCGTCGCCGTTTCTTCTCCCCCGTTCTTAGCGTGGCGTACCGCCAGCCGTTGCAGGTGGTGCGGGGCTATTTTCAATACCTGTACGATGAGGAGGGCCGCCCCTATCTGGACGCGGTCAACAATGTGCCGATTGTGGGGCACTGCCACCCGCGAGTCGTGGAAGCAGCCTGCCGGCAGATGATGACGGTGGCCACCAACACGCGCTACGTGCACGAAAAGCTCGTGGAATACGCCGAACGTTTGACAGCCACTTTGCCCGAGCCGCTCCGCATCTGTTTTTTTGTCTGCTCCGGCAGTGAGGCGAACGAGCTGGCCTTGCGCCTGGCGCGCGCTGTGACCGGCGGAAAAGAGACCATTGTTCTGGACGGCGCCTACCATGGCAACACCACTTCGCTGATTGAGATTAGTCCGTACAAATTCAATGGCCCCGGAGGGCAGGGGGCGCCGGCGCATGTGCGCGTGGTCCCCACCCCGGATCGCTACCGCGGTCTGTACCGTGGCGGGAGCGCTGAGGTGGGCAGGCAGTACGCACACCATGTGGGAGAGGTGATAGCCGAACTGCAAGCCCAGGGCAAGAAGCGGCCGATTTTCATCTGCGAATCGCTCATGGGATGCGCAGGCCAGATCGTGCTACCCGAGAGTTTTCTGGCCGAAGCGTTCAAGCTCGTTCGAGCTTCCGGGGGGGTGTGCATCGCCGATGAGGTGCAGGTGGGGTTTGCCAGGGTGGGCTCCCACTTTTGGGGGTTTCAAACCCAAAACGTTGTGCCGGATATTGTGACCATGGGCAAGCCCATCGGCAACGGTTTTCCGCTGGGGGCGGTGGTCACTACTCCAGAAGTGGCTGCAGCCTTTGACACGGGGATGGAGTATTTCAACACCTTCGGTGGCAACCCAGTTGCGTGTGCCGTAGGTTTGGCTGTGCTGGACGTGATCGCCGAAGAAAGGCTGCAGGAGAACGCACACCGGGTGGGCGCCTATCTCCTGAAAGGCCTTGGTGAGCTCATGGAGCGTCATCCCATCATCGGGGACGTGCGCGGCAAGGGGCTGTTCATCGGTGTCGAGCTCGTCCGCGACCGAGAGGAGAAAACGCCAGCCACCGAGGAGGCGGCCTATGTGGTGGAGAGGATGAAGGAAAAGGGCATCCTCATCGGCCGAGACGGCCCCTTTGCCAACGTGCTCAAGATCAAACCGCCTCTGGTTTTCACCGAAGCGGACGCCGAACGTCTGGTGACGGCCCTGGATCAGGTATTGGACGAAGACTTTGTCGCGCGAAGCTGACTCAGGAGCGGAGGCAGGTCGGTGGGCGCACGCAAAAGGGCGACACAATTCCACCCCCGGGAGGCGCAGGAACCGGCTTCCCTTCCGGGTAGAAGAGCGAGAGATGTCTCGCAAAAAGCTATGCTGCCATCTTCTCGGCGAAGCTTCCTACAGCGGCGCGAAGCGCTGACATCGAGCGAGCAAACACTGCCTTGAATACATCCGGCGGTGAGCAGAACATCTCGATGCTGGCCCATACATTGTCCCGAACGGGAAAGACCTTAGCGACCTTCGTCTCCGCCGTGGCCTGAAGCGCGGCTTGCTCCACTTTTAGGCGCTCTTGCTTGCTCTCAATGGGCCAGAAGTTGGGAAAGACGATGCGGAAAAAATCCTCGTCCCGGTCGTCGATGAGTATGGCGTAGGTTCGACCCTCTGACTTGAAAATAACATCGCCGTCATCGTCGATGGTGGTGGTGTACCCTTCCTCGAGGAGGAAATCCTGGTACATTTTGGCACGCTGCTGCTTGTCCACTGGGCTACTCCTTTTGTTGCACTGGTTAAACCACATGCCCTACTCCTCTGCCCGGACGCGTTGCCGCTCGGGTGTAGAAGTGGGGCGGCATCTCTTGTGGGGCATCGACCTCTGTGCCCTAAGCCGCACCAGTGGCAACCATTGACGCTGCTAGAGCAGTCAGCTTCAGCACGCTGTGCGAACGGATTGCGCAAACCTTGGAAGGTGCTGCCGCAAGCCAGGTTAGGAGTCAGCGTACCGCGAGGGTTTTGCCTCACGTCTAAATATGGCAACATTTTGCCTGAATAACAAGCGTTTTTTCGCCTTTTGCTCGAGAGGACTCAAGGGCGCACCGATGCTCATGCGGCGACGGGCCGGCGTGTTGACCGCACAGCCCTGCCTTCGTCTGTTTGGCAGAGGACTCCTGTGCTATGGAGTTCTCCGCCCCTGCCACGTGATGCCACGAGGCTTCAAGAGCCAATGACGGACGGGCCCGTTTTGTCTTGTTTTTCTTCGCAGGATTTATAGATTAAAGTCAAACATGCTGTGGCCCTATGGACACGAAGCGAACAAAGTTGATGGGAGAGGCGCAGGGAGCGATGAGACTATGAGCACCTTGGCTTGTCTCGGTGGTAAGCCGGTGACACGGAATCTTCTATCGGGCAATGAGTTTGGGAGGAGAGTCTACCTTGAGCGGGCCTACCTCTTAGAGGCCTACGTGAGTAGGGTGTAAGACGATTGGCCGGCAGTGGGTTCTATGGCGGCACGTGTCCGACAGGAATGGGCGACTTTCAACGGCTCGGCCTTTTGCGTGTCCCTCACCAACGGTACCCACGCGCTGCAGCTGGCGCTGGAGGCCCCCGAGGTGGGTGTGGGTGATGAGGTATTTGTCCCTGGTCTGACGTGGCAGCCCACAGCCGAAGCCCTGCATCGGCACGGAGCTGTCCGCACTTTCGGGAAGATTCTGGCCACCCCGCGGGTGCTCACCGAACCGATTGCCAAGGTCTACGAGCACCGCGCTGAACTGCTTGCGGCAGAGAAGGGGCGGGAGCATGGAGATTGAGGAATTCTGGTCCCCGTACCAGGGCGCCGTTTCGCTGACGTTTGACGACGGGACACCCGGGCAATTGGAGAGGGCGGTGCCGCTCTTGGACCAGTTCGATCTGAAGGCCACCTTCTACCTGCAGCCGCACGGCGAGGAGTGGCAGGGGCGTTACGCCCCTTGGCGCGAGGTGGCCAGAAACGGGCACGAAATCGGCAACCACACCCTCTCCCACGTCTGTTCATGCCAAGTTGGCCCCATCTTGCGTTCGCTGGAGTCCATGACCCTGCCGGAGATCGAGGCGGATATTCTCGCGGCGCAGGAGCGGTTGCAGAGCCTTGCCCCGCATCAGCGCTACTGGACATTTGCCTACCCCGGATCATGCACCTTTGTGGGCAGGGGCAAGAACCGGCAAAGCTACGTGCCTGTGGTGGCACAGCACTTTCTGGCCGGACGCACCGTGGGCGAATACGGGTTTGCCAACGCCCCTGCACTGGTGGACCTCGCGTGCGTGTGGGGCCTAAGCGTGGAGCGCATGAGCGGATTTGAGATGATCGGCCTGGTGGAGGAGCTCACCGCGCGCGGGCAGTGGGTCGTTTTGGTCTTTCACGAAATTGACGGCGAGCGGCTGAGCGTCGGGAGCCATGACTTTCGGATGCTCCTGGCCTATCTGCGTCGCCGCGACAAGGCGGTTTGGACGGCGCCAGTGTTCGCCGTAGCCAAGCGAATTGCCGAATTCCAGGCCATGCTCCGCGAAAGCGGTACCGACTAACGCATTGCAAGGAGGCCAGTCCCATGCACGCACCAGAGAGACCCCTCTTCAGAGAAGAGCAACGCTTTCGCCAACCTTGGTTGTGGGCGCTTGTGGTGGTCATTGCCGCGTTCAGCTGGTACTCGTTCGTAGTGCAGATTGTGCTGCAGAGGCCCGCTGGGCAAAGGCCCGCGTCCGATGTGATCATGGCGGTAGTGTGGCTGCTGTTCGGCGTGGGGCTGGTCGCCCTCATGTGGGGCGCCAAGTTGCTCACGGAAGTGAGAAGCGATGGACTCTACGTGCGCCTGGTGCCTTTTCACTGGCGGTGGCACGCGGTGCCGTATGATCAGATAGTTCGTTTCCAGGCCTGCACCTACAGACCCATCCTTGACTATGGAGGCTGGGGTATCCGCTATGGAAGCAAGGGGAAGGCGTACAACGTGAGCGGCAATCGTGGGGTGGAGCTGGAATTGGCGGGCGGGCGCCACCTATTAATTGGTTCGCAGCAGCCAGAGGCAGTCGTGCGCGCCATGGAGCAGGCGATGGGCAAGTGGTAGGCTACTGCACCGAGAGCAACGGGAGCGCGGAGAAGGGACCAGGGCAATGCGGCTGTTCGGTGTGGAATACCGAACCACTGACTATGTGGTTATCGATCTTGAGGCGACCTGCTGGCAGGAGCGCAGGCCGAGGGAGTGCAAGGAGACCATCGAGATCGGTGCCGTGCGCCTGGATGGGGACACGCTTCGGCTTTATGACGAATTCGCCACCTTCGTCCGACCAATGGAAAACCCCGAGCTGAGCGACTTTTGCCGCCGTCTGACCCGAATCCGCCAGAAGGAGGTGGACAGTGCCCCGGTCTTTACAGTTGCGCTGGCCGAGCTTCTGGAGTGGCTAGGGCCCGAGCCGGTGCTCTTCTGTTCGTGGGGGACCTTTGACCGCACGCAGTTGCGCATCGACTGCCGACGCCACGGCGTGACCTTCCCCGAAGTCCTCACTCGGCATGTGGACCTGAAGAGGGCATTCGCCGACTGGCGGCACCACAAGCGCGTGGGGTTGAGCAAAGCCTTGCAGCTGCTGGGCATGCAGTTTCAGGGCACGCCCCATCGCGGGCTGGATGACGCGCGGAACGTGGCACGAGTCGCCCAGATCATGTTCCCGGAATTGCTGCGCAAGGGCTACTTTGACTTTCGGCCCGCACGAGTATCGCAGCCGAAGTGAGACTGGGGCTGTCAGGGGCATGAGGAGGCAGGCAAAGAGGCAGCCAAGAGCCGAAGGGCAGGCAGCTCACGCGCGGCGCTCTCCCATGCGCGTGGGCCTTGCCCGGGCCTTGTCCAAATTGGGCTATTGCTCGCGCAGTACGGCACGCCGGTTGATTGCAGAAGGCCGGGTACGCGTGGACGGCAAGGTGAAGCGCGATCCGGAGGCTCCTGTGCGCTGGCAAAGGCAGCTGATCGAAGTGGATGGCCAGCTGGTCACCTCCAGCCAGCGGGTGTACCTCATGCTGCACAAGCCACGGGGGCTGGTCACCACGGCCGCCGACGAGCGACAACGAGGCACGGTGTACGACTGCCTTGCAGGGGCGCGCCTCCCTTTTGTGTCGCCTGTAGGGCGATTGGACAAGGAGAGCGAAGGGCTGCTCCTGTTCACCAACGATCATGACTGGGCAGCCGGACTCTTGGCACCTGAGTCAAAGGTTCGGCGAACTTACCGCGTGGAGGTCCAGGGCAAGATCTCCCCGGAGCACCTGCGCCTCATGGAGCACGGCGTGGGCACCGCCAGGGGAGACGTCCTTGCCGTCCGCCGCGTGCGCCTTTTGGCGCAAAGGAATGAAGGGGCGTTGCTAGAGCTCGTGCTTGAGGAGGGAAAGAACCGGCACGTCCGCCGGCTGCTTGCGGCCTTGGGGCTCAAGGTGATGCGTCTGGTACGCGTTGGGTTTGGCCCACTCCAGTTGGGGAATCTAAAGCCGGGCGAGTGGCGTTATCTTGAGCGCCGAGAAGTACAGAAACTCACTATGGCCATCGCCCCCCGTTTGCGCCAGCACCATTCCGGTTGAGCACCTGGTCCCCCTTAGGCGATTCCATGCGAACCGGGTCAACCCCACTCCGGCGGCGTGCGGTGTGTGTGCACGAGCCAGGAGGACTGCCCCGCTCACCTTTGCAATGCGTCAACCTGTCTCTCGGAAGGCGCGCGTGGGTGAGGAAACACTTGCGAGCCCAGTTCGCGATGGACCAAAAGAGCCAGGGAGCGACTTCTATCTTTTGGAACTGCAATCCTTAGACGGCCCGGCGGCGCAATCGGGCATCGTTCACAAACGCTGCGAGGGCAATAGCTCCCGTCATGCCCGCCGCGAGATAGACCCAGAGAGGCACTGGAAAGGGTTCCCCCTGCGCATAAGAGTGCAACCCCGTGAGGTAGTAGTTCACGCCGAAGTAGGTCATGAGCACTGAGCCGAAGCCGAGGACCGCACCGGCGGCGAAGACCAGGCGGTTCCGCAACGCAGGCACCTTTCCGATGTGCAGCGCGAGGACGTACACAAGGATGGTGATGAGTGTCCACGTCTCCTTCGGGTCCCAACCCCAGTAGCGGCCCCAACTAACATCCGCCCACACAGCGCCAAACATGGTACCGATACACAGTAAGGCAAACCCCACTTTGAGCAAACGGCGGCAGTCCGAAATGAGCGCTGCTATGACTGCTTCCAAGTGAGCGTCGATCCTTCTGGTCCGAAAGGTGCTAAGCGCCATTGCTACCAGGGCCACCAGCGCCCCGAGGCCAAGGAACCCGTAGCTGGCGGTGATCGTGGATACGTGGATGACGAGCCACCTGGACTTGAGCACGGGCACCAGTGGCGTGATCTGCGGGTCCATACCGCTCAAATGGGCGACAAACAGGGCGGCTGCCGCCAGCAAGCATGTAGTTGCAGGCAACCAAAGGTTGCGGCGCGAAAACAGTACCCCAGCGAATGCAGCTGCCCACGCGATGTAGACCATCGACTCGTAGGCGTTGCTCCACGGCGCGTGGCCGGCCACATACCAGCGCATAGCGAGGGCGCCGGTGTGAATCACCAACGCCGCCGAAACTAATCCCCGAGCGGCTGACATAAGAGACTGGGTAGGCAAACGGGTCGAAACGGTGGTCACCACCGCGACAGCCACCAGGACAAGGCCCATGGCCAGGTACACAGGCAGAAGGCGCTGAAATGGCTGTAGCCGATTGAGCAGAATCTCTGCGCGTACACGCGACCGACCCGGAACAAGCGCACCTGCGCGTTCCCGTTGATACTCCTGCACAAGACGCAGCGCCCGTGTGGCCTCTGCCCAAGAGCGGTCCCCTTCTGCCCGACGTACTGCACGGAGGTAAGTCTCGTACAGCTCCGTTGCCTGAGTCGCAACCTCTCCCGACAGCTCGCGACGGACTTCCTGGTAGGAGAGCCAGCGCCTTGGCTCTTCCGGGTGAGGAAAAAGTCGGGGGAGAAATCCGCGAAAAAGCATGTAGCAGATGCTCGCGCGCTCGTCGGTCTTGAGCAGCTCCCGGTCGTGTCGGTCACGCTCAGCAGGGGGCTTCTGGTTCGCAGCATGGACAAGGCGCGCCAGCCGGTAACGCCCTTCGCTATCGAAAAAGTCCACAAAGCGGGCCTTCACTCGCCCCTCGGGAAGGCCCAGGGTCCGGCGAATCTCCTGGTCCTGCACTACGATCATGGGCACCCGCTGCCACTGTTCTGGGCGCGCCATCATATCGAGAAGCACCTCGGTGGGGGCCAGTCCTTGCACCCGCGGCTCGCCTGAGACCTTTTGGACAATCTCGCGCGCAAATGTATCCATGGGCTTGAGGCGACCGTCGGCGTCCAGCACAAGAAGCGAACCAAAGGCGCGGAGGTGTGTGTGCCTGTTCTCGGGCGCACTGCCCTTCTGCTCAGACCCGGAAACCAGAACCGCAACCAAAGCGAGCCCCATTGTGGCCGCCACCATCGATCGCCCTGGAGCCGATCCTGAGGAATTGTCCTTCGCGCGTCGCACCAAAGGCCACAGCAACCACAAGATGAATCCACTGCCCACCATGACAAACCCCGCATAAACGACAGGCCTACCCGGGTCTTTGGCCACGGTAAGCACACTACCCAACTCGTCATCGTCGTAAGAGCTCTGGAAAAACCGGTAGCCGCGGTACGAAAGCGGGTGGTTCATGAACACCTCTTCTGCCCGCTGCAGGCCCCGTTGCGAGTCTTCCACCACCACCTTGCTGGTGAACATGGAGGGCCTTTCTGAACCAGGGTACCGCTGCACAGAGAAGTCCGTCAAGTGGAGGGCAAAAGGCAGGTGGCGCGACATGGAGCCAAAGCTGGCCGTGACGTTGAGCCGGCCGATCATGACACTCTGGACCTTTCCGGAGGCGCCAGAGCCACCGAAGAGGGTAAGAGTTTGTCGTTGATTCCCTGCTTGCAGCTCAATCTCCAGTGCCTCCTCCGTGAACGCGGGGTCGACGGGCGGCTGCACCTGCCGCGCCGGGATGGCAACCACTCGGGCGTGAGGCAGATAGGAGCGGAGGGCAAACCGCACCTGCCCCACCGTGTAAAGCTGCAGCGGCTGCAGAGTGTGTTCGAGGTGAGCAGGAAGCGTCACCAGCGTGGCATCCCGCATTCCCTGGCAGTCGACTTGCTCCGTGGCACGAAAGGTGGGGGAACGATCCTGCAACCTAAGGGTGACAACGGGTAGAGAGTCTGTCACTGTGGTGTCGCAGGCGATGACGGCGCCTGCAAGGTGTATGAGCTCGCCCGGGCGAAAGGCCACAAGGAGCCTCCTCTCTCCATCAAGGATGCTGAGCACCGCCGCTGGCCCGGCTTCTGGGTAGGGAGCAATGTCCGGCACCGCCTGCTCCACGTAGCGGAGGGCCGCCACACGCAGCTCAGCCGCACCTACGGCTAATCGCGCGCGGAGGCGAGGCCTTCTTCGCGGAGACAGATGGATAGGGAGCTCTACGCGAGCGCTGTCCTGGTCGTCCCGTGCTCCTACCATCAAGTACGCGCGTCTGCTGAGGAGGGAGGAGGCGCTCTGCCCCTCACGGAGGTGAATAATACCCTCAAACCCGTAGCGGGCGGTGAGCGTAGTCCCGACGAAGATCACCACCGTCCCGCCGTGCACCAAACCCATGGGTAAACGCTCTAGGCGCCACCAACTGGGCCGCATCAAGTGAGCGAGGAGGGAGAGGGCAAGCAGCACGAGCAGGAAGCGAAACCACCAGCTCTTGTACACCTCGACCTGGGCGGCCTCACTTCCCCACTCGTTTTCCACGAAAGTGGCAACGGCGCACGCCACCGCCACCCCGAGCGCAAGCACGGATACGAGGGCGGGAGAGGTCGCCAGGCCGCCTACTTTCGCCAGGAAGCTTTTCATCGCGTGGCCCCACCCTCGGAGGAAAAGCCAAAGATGGACACCTTCATCGCTCTCAGAGGGGCGTCCGGCACTCAAAAGGCCGTGACAAGGCCCAGCACATACCTATTGCGTTTTTCATCGAGCAGGCGGGTGTACTCGGCCGTCAAGCGTAGGTTGCGGCTGATAAGGTAAGTGCCACTGAGCGTGGCCGACCGATACCGCTCATCCGGTGCCTCCACGTGGTTGTACAGCGCTGACACGTAGGACCGTGACCTATCCAGGTGCGGCGCGTAGGTGAGCAACACCACACCCCCGCGTGTTGTCTGCGACTCTCCTCGGCTCCTAAACCAGGGGTTAGTGTCCCGACGCTGGAGGTACTGCACATGGAGTTCCCAGGGGCCTGCCGCAAGATTGAGGTCCGGCCCCAAATACATCACGGTGTTGGCAAACTGCTGGTTCGGCCGCTCTTTGCCATAGTAGGAATAGAGGCCGAGGGTGAGTGTCTCCCCCAGGCCTTGGTGAAGGGCAAGCCCGAAATGGCGGTACTTGTCGTTGTCCATTGTGCGTGTTGCCTCTTCAGGACCAATGCCGTTCCCATTAGTGATGGTCGCCACAAGATCCGTGCGCGTCTTCTCGATGCCGTACGCCAGGATGATGCCTCGGTCATAGGCCAAATTGGTGGGCGACAGGCCTATGCGCTGTCTAAAAATCTGATAGTCCTCGTACGTAAGGCGGAGTTCGCGCTTCATCAATGGGTCGCACTTTTGAAACTGGCCGACCATGACGTCCAGGCCAGTGCCGAGAATGTCGTCAAAATGGAGGTATGCATCCTCAATACCGGCGATCTCGCCTGCCTCCGACATGAAAAAGTAGAAGTAGTAGCCGATACCTTTGAAGAGGCCGCCCCCGGAGAGGATTTTGAGACCGTAGGGCGTCTGCAGATCGCTGTGGACCGGCCCCTCCTGGTCAGCCACTATGAACGCGTCGAAACGAACGGCTACCGGAAAGGTCTTGTTCAGCCAGAGCAATGGATCGCCTGCGGTCACATAGTCGCGCTCTTTTTCGCTCTCTTTGATGATGAAGCCGTTGGCGGCCACTTCATCCCCATAAGGCTTGAGGTGCGGGAAAGGGGAGTGGCAGGTGGTGCAAGAGATGTTATAGCGTCGAGCAAACGCGGGTATGCCGTTGGCCTGTATCGGGAAAAGCGACGTAAGAAGGACCAAGAACAGCATCCCAACCAACAGAGGATTGGTGCGCCTCATAGTTCCTCCTATTCGACCTGAGCGTTGTCCGTTGCAAAAGAGAGATGCCCTACTCGTAAACCTCAATCCAGGTACTGGCCGAGTTCACGGGGATTACTTCGCTTTCTTCGGCCGGGACCCCCAAATAGTCAGCCACAGGTTTGACCAGTTTCT
It encodes:
- a CDS encoding exonuclease domain-containing protein, with the protein product MRLFGVEYRTTDYVVIDLEATCWQERRPRECKETIEIGAVRLDGDTLRLYDEFATFVRPMENPELSDFCRRLTRIRQKEVDSAPVFTVALAELLEWLGPEPVLFCSWGTFDRTQLRIDCRRHGVTFPEVLTRHVDLKRAFADWRHHKRVGLSKALQLLGMQFQGTPHRGLDDARNVARVAQIMFPELLRKGYFDFRPARVSQPK
- a CDS encoding DUF6141 family protein, translating into MHAPERPLFREEQRFRQPWLWALVVVIAAFSWYSFVVQIVLQRPAGQRPASDVIMAVVWLLFGVGLVALMWGAKLLTEVRSDGLYVRLVPFHWRWHAVPYDQIVRFQACTYRPILDYGGWGIRYGSKGKAYNVSGNRGVELELAGGRHLLIGSQQPEAVVRAMEQAMGKW
- a CDS encoding aminotransferase class III-fold pyridoxal phosphate-dependent enzyme — translated: MSRVKAMCEEVRARPLFSCQDAERVGRQLYGLAAQAVELPSERDRNFLLRVSMGEQYVLKVANLGASRLVVECQNKAMRELGRHGIPCPQPLPTRDGQDLAEVEGRDGQRYLVRLVTYLPGAVLAVANPHTPALLRKVGALFGAMDRVLASVSCRAFERVLDWDLARAPEVITKYKDLIPDPAGRSLIEAYLPLYEAVSGTLAQLRRSLIHNDGNDYNILVGPPAWDRDVVGVLDFGDMLVSYTVAEVAVVSAYAMLGKEDPVAAAAAVVAGYHQTFPLHEDELQVLYPLICMRLCLSACIAAYQKKAAPDNEYLSISEAGVWDTLWRLREVSPQLAHYRLREACGLEPCPKSTAIRAWLAQNRDQLGPVISPDALRKPLVLDLSVGGSDAGSPHQWTDVGAFSSMLWGKVEGAGATVGIGRYDEARPFYTSPLFRGNGPRTVHLGLDLFLRAGEPVLAPLDGVVHSVRDNSGPLNYGPTLILRHPACGDRPEFYVLFGHLSRELLQKVQPGMPVQRGQVIGRVGSSEENGGWPPHLHVQLIADLLGFEGDFPGVAAPDQRAVWRSICPDPSPLLGEAHISGTRASSRGAAEVLELRRRFFSPVLSVAYRQPLQVVRGYFQYLYDEEGRPYLDAVNNVPIVGHCHPRVVEAACRQMMTVATNTRYVHEKLVEYAERLTATLPEPLRICFFVCSGSEANELALRLARAVTGGKETIVLDGAYHGNTTSLIEISPYKFNGPGGQGAPAHVRVVPTPDRYRGLYRGGSAEVGRQYAHHVGEVIAELQAQGKKRPIFICESLMGCAGQIVLPESFLAEAFKLVRASGGVCIADEVQVGFARVGSHFWGFQTQNVVPDIVTMGKPIGNGFPLGAVVTTPEVAAAFDTGMEYFNTFGGNPVACAVGLAVLDVIAEERLQENAHRVGAYLLKGLGELMERHPIIGDVRGKGLFIGVELVRDREEKTPATEEAAYVVERMKEKGILIGRDGPFANVLKIKPPLVFTEADAERLVTALDQVLDEDFVARS
- a CDS encoding rRNA pseudouridine synthase gives rise to the protein MRVGLARALSKLGYCSRSTARRLIAEGRVRVDGKVKRDPEAPVRWQRQLIEVDGQLVTSSQRVYLMLHKPRGLVTTAADERQRGTVYDCLAGARLPFVSPVGRLDKESEGLLLFTNDHDWAAGLLAPESKVRRTYRVEVQGKISPEHLRLMEHGVGTARGDVLAVRRVRLLAQRNEGALLELVLEEGKNRHVRRLLAALGLKVMRLVRVGFGPLQLGNLKPGEWRYLERREVQKLTMAIAPRLRQHHSG
- the ccsA gene encoding cytochrome c biogenesis protein CcsA; the encoded protein is MKSFLAKVGGLATSPALVSVLALGVAVACAVATFVENEWGSEAAQVEVYKSWWFRFLLVLLALSLLAHLMRPSWWRLERLPMGLVHGGTVVIFVGTTLTARYGFEGIIHLREGQSASSLLSRRAYLMVGARDDQDSARVELPIHLSPRRRPRLRARLAVGAAELRVAALRYVEQAVPDIAPYPEAGPAAVLSILDGERRLLVAFRPGELIHLAGAVIACDTTVTDSLPVVTLRLQDRSPTFRATEQVDCQGMRDATLVTLPAHLEHTLQPLQLYTVGQVRFALRSYLPHARVVAIPARQVQPPVDPAFTEEALEIELQAGNQRQTLTLFGGSGASGKVQSVMIGRLNVTASFGSMSRHLPFALHLTDFSVQRYPGSERPSMFTSKVVVEDSQRGLQRAEEVFMNHPLSYRGYRFFQSSYDDDELGSVLTVAKDPGRPVVYAGFVMVGSGFILWLLWPLVRRAKDNSSGSAPGRSMVAATMGLALVAVLVSGSEQKGSAPENRHTHLRAFGSLLVLDADGRLKPMDTFAREIVQKVSGEPRVQGLAPTEVLLDMMARPEQWQRVPMIVVQDQEIRRTLGLPEGRVKARFVDFFDSEGRYRLARLVHAANQKPPAERDRHDRELLKTDERASICYMLFRGFLPRLFPHPEEPRRWLSYQEVRRELSGEVATQATELYETYLRAVRRAEGDRSWAEATRALRLVQEYQRERAGALVPGRSRVRAEILLNRLQPFQRLLPVYLAMGLVLVAVAVVTTVSTRLPTQSLMSAARGLVSAALVIHTGALAMRWYVAGHAPWSNAYESMVYIAWAAAFAGVLFSRRNLWLPATTCLLAAAALFVAHLSGMDPQITPLVPVLKSRWLVIHVSTITASYGFLGLGALVALVAMALSTFRTRRIDAHLEAVIAALISDCRRLLKVGFALLCIGTMFGAVWADVSWGRYWGWDPKETWTLITILVYVLALHIGKVPALRNRLVFAAGAVLGFGSVLMTYFGVNYYLTGLHSYAQGEPFPVPLWVYLAAGMTGAIALAAFVNDARLRRRAV
- a CDS encoding DegT/DnrJ/EryC1/StrS family aminotransferase, yielding MGSMAARVRQEWATFNGSAFCVSLTNGTHALQLALEAPEVGVGDEVFVPGLTWQPTAEALHRHGAVRTFGKILATPRVLTEPIAKVYEHRAELLAAEKGREHGD
- a CDS encoding polysaccharide deacetylase family protein, which encodes MEIEEFWSPYQGAVSLTFDDGTPGQLERAVPLLDQFDLKATFYLQPHGEEWQGRYAPWREVARNGHEIGNHTLSHVCSCQVGPILRSLESMTLPEIEADILAAQERLQSLAPHQRYWTFAYPGSCTFVGRGKNRQSYVPVVAQHFLAGRTVGEYGFANAPALVDLACVWGLSVERMSGFEMIGLVEELTARGQWVVLVFHEIDGERLSVGSHDFRMLLAYLRRRDKAVWTAPVFAVAKRIAEFQAMLRESGTD